A stretch of the Kushneria konosiri genome encodes the following:
- a CDS encoding diguanylate cyclase domain-containing protein, which translates to MPHWMKGPQEKPKLLLVDDQRINILTLHELFREECDIFMAMSGEQALEACQKVLPDLILLDVHMEGMDGHEVCRRLKKDPKTRDIPIIFVTAQGAEEDEVLGLELGAVDFIAKPINPVIVKARVNTHLTLKYQSDMLRSIALLDGLTGVANRRRFDEELARIWRQSLREKTELSAFMIDIDYFKRYNDHYGHMRGDTCLRSVAGALEAAVNRPYDLLARYGGEEFVCLLPNTHLRGAVVVAERMQACVQALQLEHSASEIGQRVTVSIGVSTMIANAIDGPQVLLEAADRQLYQAKQAGRACIRSGS; encoded by the coding sequence ATGCCCCATTGGATGAAAGGCCCACAGGAAAAACCAAAACTGCTGCTGGTCGATGACCAGCGCATCAATATTCTGACCCTGCATGAACTGTTTCGGGAAGAGTGCGACATTTTCATGGCCATGTCCGGCGAGCAGGCTCTGGAAGCCTGTCAGAAGGTTTTGCCTGATTTGATCCTGCTCGATGTGCACATGGAGGGGATGGATGGTCACGAGGTGTGTCGTCGGCTCAAGAAGGACCCTAAAACCCGTGATATCCCCATCATTTTCGTGACGGCCCAGGGCGCCGAAGAAGATGAGGTGCTCGGTCTGGAACTCGGTGCAGTGGACTTCATCGCCAAGCCGATCAATCCGGTCATTGTCAAAGCTCGGGTCAATACCCATCTGACGCTCAAGTATCAGAGCGACATGCTGCGCTCAATTGCTCTGCTTGATGGTCTTACAGGCGTTGCCAACCGGCGCAGGTTCGATGAGGAGCTGGCGCGTATCTGGCGGCAGAGTCTGCGCGAGAAGACCGAACTCTCGGCGTTCATGATCGATATCGACTATTTCAAGCGCTACAACGACCATTACGGCCATATGCGGGGCGATACGTGCCTGCGATCTGTCGCCGGTGCGCTGGAAGCCGCGGTCAACCGTCCCTATGATTTGCTGGCGCGCTATGGCGGCGAGGAATTCGTCTGCCTGTTACCCAATACCCACTTGAGGGGCGCAGTGGTGGTGGCCGAACGGATGCAGGCCTGTGTCCAGGCCCTCCAGCTGGAACATTCGGCCTCCGAGATCGGGCAGCGGGTGACCGTGTCGATAGGGGTCTCGACGATGATAGCCAACGCGATCGACGGTCCGCAGGTATTGCTTGAAGCAGCCGACCGGCAGCTTTATCAGGCCAAACAGGCCGGGCGCGCCTGTATTCGGTCCGGCAGTTAG
- a CDS encoding DUF4113 domain-containing protein, producing the protein MDESWLGFEGLEVSTLVAHCHGLRQTVYQWTGLPVSVGIAPTRTLAKLANRHAKRHPATGGVFMLGGIDSPDTQALLARTPVGDIWGVGGRVAARLHSIGIDTALALAQAHPTWIRQQFSVVLERTVRELRGVSCIDMNEASDSRKMIMTSRSFGRVTSNRYDIEEAVRAHASSSAQRLRAQRSLAGAVMVMLRTNPHMSHLAQDRNRVVLPLPRPTDNTFEIVATAQRALARLWKPRRILYQKCGVQLMDLQDVDGQQLDVFQTPQSDDERQRSDHLMATLDQLNTRFGRNTVTVGMQRSDADWQLRCDYRSNRWTTRWGELPVARLT; encoded by the coding sequence ATCGATGAAAGCTGGCTGGGATTTGAAGGCCTTGAGGTCTCAACGCTTGTTGCGCACTGCCATGGCCTGCGCCAGACGGTGTATCAATGGACCGGATTGCCGGTGTCAGTTGGCATCGCCCCGACCCGCACGCTGGCCAAGCTGGCCAACCGCCATGCCAAGCGTCACCCGGCAACCGGCGGCGTGTTCATGCTGGGCGGTATCGACAGCCCGGATACGCAGGCACTGCTGGCACGCACACCGGTGGGCGATATCTGGGGCGTCGGTGGGCGCGTAGCGGCGCGGCTGCATTCCATCGGAATAGACACAGCGCTGGCGCTGGCGCAGGCCCACCCGACCTGGATTCGACAGCAGTTTTCGGTGGTGCTCGAACGCACCGTTCGCGAACTGCGCGGCGTGAGCTGCATCGACATGAACGAGGCGTCTGACAGTCGAAAGATGATCATGACCAGCCGCTCGTTCGGCAGGGTGACCTCCAATCGTTATGACATCGAAGAGGCCGTGCGGGCGCACGCCTCAAGCAGTGCGCAGCGACTGAGGGCACAGCGAAGCCTTGCAGGCGCCGTGATGGTCATGCTGCGCACCAATCCACACATGTCTCATCTGGCGCAGGATCGTAACCGGGTCGTGTTGCCCTTGCCGCGCCCGACCGACAACACCTTCGAGATCGTGGCCACGGCCCAAAGGGCGCTGGCACGGCTCTGGAAACCCCGCCGCATTCTTTATCAAAAGTGTGGTGTTCAGCTCATGGATCTGCAGGATGTGGACGGCCAGCAGCTCGATGTCTTCCAGACCCCGCAGTCAGATGATGAGCGACAGCGCAGCGACCACCTGATGGCCACGCTGGATCAGCTCAATACGCGGTTTGGACGCAACACGGTCACGGTCGGCATGCAGCGCAGTGACGCCGACTGGCAGCTGCGCTGTGACTATCGCTCGAATCGATGGACCACGCGCTGGGGGGAGCTGCCCGTGGCCAGACTGACATGA
- a CDS encoding bile acid:sodium symporter family protein, which yields MIMMMSHLLPSLELSVLVTIKPLATKASTLEHCLFELLDQEERPQLPNESWHAGQIVIIEASARAWLSDGYAAPWACGAESDLVLGAPFTSTGNVKATMSRFIYFVEAHLVWFVMAVAGVGLFFPATGIMLESAIGPLLALLMLIISLTFDAHAVRIVFRKPSRQLLALGLVYGPMSIAGWLTGRLFFGSGSLAAGQTLLGTLPTDVSSPLLVLMARGNVALAAVFNAVNTALCPFIVPFLFLWLTGIQLDVPLGSIILELTLIVLVPTIIGVSLRTRFTTFFAWHDSAYAGIGSILYLLILLAMVGPNATTIIGYGWYAFVIAGVALCLNLIGYLVGMASRLLTSDRKEIITYLFTVSKKEFSIAAAFVAASGLPSEIAIPAAFFAVIQMITSPIAAKILVRH from the coding sequence ATGATCATGATGATGTCCCATCTATTACCCTCTCTCGAATTATCCGTTCTTGTTACTATAAAACCTCTAGCAACTAAAGCTTCAACCCTTGAGCATTGTCTATTTGAACTGCTTGATCAGGAGGAGCGGCCCCAGCTCCCAAACGAGTCATGGCATGCTGGGCAGATAGTAATCATTGAGGCTTCTGCTAGAGCCTGGTTAAGCGACGGCTATGCAGCGCCTTGGGCTTGCGGTGCAGAAAGTGACCTTGTTTTGGGAGCACCATTCACTTCAACCGGTAACGTCAAAGCCACCATGAGCAGATTCATTTATTTTGTCGAGGCACACCTTGTCTGGTTTGTGATGGCTGTCGCGGGGGTAGGCTTATTCTTTCCAGCCACCGGAATAATGCTTGAGTCCGCGATTGGGCCATTGCTGGCGTTACTGATGTTGATCATCAGCCTCACGTTCGACGCACATGCAGTTCGCATCGTGTTCCGTAAGCCATCGCGCCAGTTGTTGGCCCTGGGACTAGTCTATGGGCCGATGTCGATTGCCGGGTGGCTGACTGGCCGTCTATTTTTTGGAAGCGGCTCGCTGGCTGCTGGCCAAACCTTGCTCGGCACTCTGCCTACGGATGTGTCATCTCCTCTTCTGGTACTGATGGCGAGAGGCAATGTGGCACTTGCCGCTGTTTTCAATGCGGTTAACACCGCGTTATGTCCGTTTATTGTTCCGTTCTTGTTTTTATGGCTCACCGGTATCCAGCTAGACGTTCCGCTTGGCTCAATTATTCTCGAATTAACGCTGATCGTGCTTGTCCCAACCATTATCGGTGTGAGCTTGCGAACAAGGTTTACGACTTTTTTTGCATGGCATGATTCAGCGTATGCAGGTATAGGGTCGATTCTGTATCTGCTGATCCTGCTCGCCATGGTAGGACCGAATGCCACCACGATCATTGGTTATGGCTGGTATGCATTTGTGATTGCGGGCGTGGCGCTGTGCCTTAATTTGATTGGGTACCTGGTAGGCATGGCCTCAAGGTTACTTACCTCCGATCGCAAAGAGATAATTACTTATCTTTTCACTGTCAGCAAAAAGGAATTCAGCATTGCCGCAGCATTTGTAGCTGCTTCTGGCTTACCATCTGAAATCGCGATCCCAGCTGCCTTTTTTGCTGTAATTCAGATGATCACCTCGCCCATCGCAGCGAAGATCCTCGTCCGTCACTGA
- a CDS encoding cation diffusion facilitator family transporter: MGHHHDHPHIDPASGDRRVSISIWANGLLTIAQIVGGIMAGSLSLIADALHNFSDMAALVIAFAARKIARRPADAHMTFGYGRIEIVAALINYTTLIIVGAYLIYEGAMRMINPPEIEGWTIVIIGGIALVIDALTAVLTWSMQKESVNIRALFLHNLSDAFASIAVIIGGSLILLYDMRWVDPAITIGIALYILYLAFSEIGGPIRTLMLGSPPDIDGQSVIETVKDVEGVQNIHHVHLWQMQENTAALDCHVVLTEIGWHQIESVKAEIKEQLKMRFNIAHSSLEFEHSDHAHQNASLYGHE; encoded by the coding sequence ATGGGACATCATCATGATCATCCCCACATTGATCCTGCTTCTGGCGACCGGCGCGTTAGCATCTCCATTTGGGCCAATGGACTCTTAACCATCGCTCAAATCGTCGGTGGTATTATGGCTGGAAGCCTATCGCTGATCGCTGATGCGTTACATAACTTTTCTGACATGGCAGCGTTGGTCATTGCCTTTGCCGCTCGTAAAATCGCCAGACGGCCTGCCGATGCGCACATGACCTTTGGCTATGGCCGCATCGAGATAGTGGCAGCACTTATCAACTACACCACTCTGATTATTGTTGGCGCCTACTTGATTTACGAAGGCGCTATGCGGATGATCAATCCCCCTGAGATAGAAGGTTGGACGATCGTTATTATTGGTGGCATCGCGCTTGTCATCGACGCCCTCACTGCGGTGCTTACTTGGTCAATGCAAAAAGAGAGTGTCAATATCCGTGCCCTTTTTCTGCATAACTTATCGGATGCGTTTGCCTCCATTGCCGTGATTATCGGTGGATCACTTATTTTACTGTACGACATGCGCTGGGTAGACCCCGCGATTACGATAGGGATTGCGCTATATATCCTTTACCTTGCTTTCTCTGAAATTGGTGGCCCTATCCGTACGCTAATGCTGGGGTCTCCCCCGGACATTGACGGTCAGTCAGTCATTGAGACCGTAAAAGATGTCGAGGGTGTCCAGAATATTCACCATGTGCATCTATGGCAGATGCAGGAAAACACGGCAGCCCTTGACTGCCACGTGGTCCTGACAGAAATAGGCTGGCATCAGATTGAATCAGTCAAGGCAGAGATCAAGGAACAGCTAAAAATGCGCTTCAATATTGCTCATTCCAGTCTGGAGTTTGAGCATAGTGACCACGCTCATCAAAATGCCAGCTTATATGGACATGAGTGA
- a CDS encoding DsbA family protein, which produces MAAEKQLTSAKVQTVIDQNMTDVSTNQIRQTPTFFINSEPLDPFGMQELIDTVESKVEKISTKKDSQ; this is translated from the coding sequence ATGGCCGCCGAAAAACAACTGACTTCTGCTAAGGTGCAAACAGTGATCGACCAAAACATGACGGATGTCAGTACCAATCAGATTCGCCAAACACCAACCTTTTTCATCAATAGCGAACCTTTAGATCCCTTTGGTATGCAAGAGCTCATTGATACCGTCGAGAGTAAAGTAGAAAAGATCTCTACGAAAAAGGATAGCCAGTGA
- a CDS encoding M23 family metallopeptidase: protein MLAEANWQTHLSLPPAESVSLGLPAAGEQEGTTMQAGVDTLIIGRDVVIETTLYEAFSAEEVPTRFATKLETLLSEFMEAPVEFSASERIQLVWEEDRRQDGTRIGPPRLNYVALPDQAEPVEIIWPVARKGGVAFFQDDILLDTLRLPVPGARLTSRFGNRRHPVYGGVRPHNGIDLAAPAGTPVIATAPGRVSFLGRQGGYGQVIEVEHDTGAISRYTHLSRFSPQLVVGDLVNAGESLGKVGSSGLTTGPNLHYEVRVNNQPFDPLDQGQRIMLGEQPTQKEYEASLYEARVRLEQAIGTASIYDLISLNQQ from the coding sequence GTGCTAGCCGAAGCCAATTGGCAAACGCATCTTTCGTTGCCGCCGGCTGAATCAGTATCCCTCGGGTTACCGGCGGCTGGCGAGCAAGAAGGCACCACGATGCAGGCTGGCGTTGACACCCTGATCATTGGGCGCGATGTCGTCATTGAGACTACCCTTTATGAAGCCTTTTCAGCAGAAGAAGTTCCCACGCGTTTCGCCACCAAACTGGAAACATTGCTAAGCGAATTTATGGAGGCTCCGGTGGAGTTTTCCGCCAGTGAGCGTATCCAGTTAGTGTGGGAGGAAGATCGACGCCAGGATGGCACTCGCATTGGGCCACCGCGCCTCAATTATGTGGCTCTGCCTGATCAGGCAGAGCCTGTAGAGATCATATGGCCGGTCGCCAGAAAGGGAGGCGTAGCATTCTTTCAGGATGACATCCTGCTAGACACATTGCGATTACCGGTTCCTGGTGCCCGCTTAACGTCTCGCTTCGGGAATCGGCGACATCCTGTGTATGGAGGGGTTCGTCCTCATAATGGAATTGACCTGGCTGCGCCGGCTGGAACACCGGTCATCGCCACCGCACCCGGGCGCGTATCCTTCCTGGGTCGCCAGGGAGGGTATGGGCAGGTGATAGAGGTGGAGCACGACACGGGGGCGATCAGTCGCTATACACACCTTAGCCGATTTTCCCCACAGCTAGTGGTTGGGGATTTAGTCAACGCGGGGGAGTCGCTAGGAAAGGTAGGTTCATCTGGGCTCACCACGGGCCCCAACCTGCATTACGAAGTGAGGGTCAATAACCAGCCTTTTGACCCTCTTGATCAAGGCCAACGCATCATGCTGGGTGAACAGCCGACTCAAAAGGAGTATGAGGCTTCACTTTATGAGGCAAGAGTTCGCCTGGAACAGGCTATAGGTACTGCATCCATTTATGACTTGATCTCGCTCAACCAGCAATAA
- a CDS encoding ZIP family metal transporter, translating to MEDVSPVTMGVLASLAAGLMTAIGAFPVLFTKTPNRGVQDLALGFAAGVMLAASFFSLIIPSLEASELRYGGSVVPAAIACAAILLGMGTVALLNEFLPHEHFDQGREGPEAASLRRIWLFIIAITIHNLPEGLAVGVAFGAGGSEGGMPLAIGIGLQNAPEGLAVAVSLLGVGYSRWRAWTIAALTGLVEPLGGLLGTGVVSMSQTLLPWGLAFAAGAMLYVISHEIIPETHRSGHQKKATLGLSIGLVLMLFLDVSLV from the coding sequence ATGGAGGATGTTTCTCCCGTTACCATGGGTGTATTGGCAAGCCTTGCGGCGGGCCTGATGACGGCCATTGGTGCGTTTCCTGTCTTGTTCACCAAAACACCCAATCGCGGTGTCCAGGATTTAGCGCTGGGGTTCGCCGCTGGTGTCATGCTGGCGGCCTCTTTCTTTTCGTTGATCATACCTTCCCTGGAAGCCTCGGAGCTGCGCTATGGAGGTAGCGTTGTACCTGCGGCAATTGCCTGCGCTGCCATCTTGCTGGGAATGGGAACGGTAGCACTACTGAACGAGTTTTTGCCTCATGAGCACTTCGATCAGGGTCGAGAAGGGCCGGAGGCTGCCTCACTACGCCGTATATGGTTGTTTATTATTGCGATTACGATACACAACCTGCCAGAAGGACTCGCCGTTGGCGTGGCTTTTGGCGCAGGAGGTAGCGAAGGAGGCATGCCACTTGCGATTGGCATTGGACTTCAGAATGCACCGGAGGGGCTGGCCGTAGCAGTATCGCTGCTAGGCGTGGGCTATTCACGTTGGCGGGCATGGACGATTGCAGCCCTTACGGGGCTTGTTGAGCCATTGGGTGGCTTGTTGGGCACTGGCGTCGTCAGCATGTCACAAACGTTACTGCCCTGGGGATTGGCCTTTGCTGCCGGAGCGATGCTGTACGTGATCAGTCACGAGATTATTCCCGAAACTCATCGGAGCGGGCACCAAAAAAAGGCCACGCTGGGCCTTTCCATCGGATTGGTGCTCATGCTGTTTTTGGATGTCTCGCTGGTCTGA
- a CDS encoding MerR family transcriptional regulator: MSMRGQSISIGELARRADCKPETVRYYERIGLLRDASRTDGGQRRYGDDTVRRLSFIRHARDFGFSVASVRELLAMSDQPDMSCQEVDAIATHHLKKVESRLQRLSALREELQRMVTHCAGGKVESCRIIEVISDHQLCITENSHGGAQDLG; the protein is encoded by the coding sequence ATGTCGATGAGGGGGCAAAGTATCAGCATTGGTGAGTTGGCAAGGCGGGCCGATTGCAAACCTGAAACGGTTCGCTACTACGAGCGTATCGGGCTGTTGCGCGATGCGTCACGAACCGACGGAGGGCAGCGCCGTTATGGAGATGACACAGTTCGGCGTTTGAGTTTCATCCGCCATGCCCGAGACTTTGGCTTTTCGGTGGCCTCAGTGCGAGAGCTTTTGGCAATGTCAGATCAGCCTGACATGTCTTGCCAGGAAGTCGATGCCATTGCCACACATCATTTGAAAAAAGTAGAGTCTCGTCTTCAACGACTGTCTGCACTGCGTGAGGAGCTGCAACGCATGGTCACGCATTGTGCCGGAGGCAAAGTGGAAAGCTGCCGAATCATTGAAGTCATCAGTGATCATCAGCTCTGTATCACTGAAAACTCACATGGAGGGGCTCAAGACCTGGGTTAG
- a CDS encoding heavy metal translocating P-type ATPase: protein MKTSTQTAEPTVLTLRVEGMDCGGCERKVVSALERLDGIEEVTASSVTGSVKIHHHDHRPPSQKTIEGTLNELGYQVVSDDDHKQASSSSIPWWQTAKGRLVIITGNLLVVAFVLGLAWPSLGNIPFILATLVGLMPIAKSAWGALKMRNPFTIEMLMCIAALGALAINAAAEAAMVVFLFAVGELLEGVAASRARRSISALANLTPSTARLMDNGDLRDVSAESLEPGQRVLVRPGDRVPCDGRILVGTSDLDESPVNGESIPRSRAPGDDIFAGTVNLDAALEVEVTRGADDNTIARVIRLVEEAQAAKAPIARFIDRFAYYYMPAVVLLALLMAIVPPLVSTMAWSESIYRALALLLIACPCALVISTPAAIAAGLSAGARRGLLIKGGVVLEQLGKLRLVALDKTGTLTAGTPKVTDVESWAIEEGDKNVLRLAAAIERDSSHPIATAIVDHAHQSGLTLPLATGSRALAGRGVSGRVEDRELSLVTPRHLHGQVMLDESISARIVELEEAGKSLAILVEGERLLGLIAVRDEPREDALEGLAALSRLGVQAVMLSGDNTRTVAATGDRLGIEAHGELMPEDKAEYIRDWQATGRGPVGKVGDGINDAPALAAADVGIAMGGGTDVALETADAALLKNRVTGIAELIDLSRTTLRNVKTNVVLALGLKAIFLVTTALGITGMWIAVMADTGATVLVTLNAMRLLGYRFSPDNSLTGLSQGKTTS from the coding sequence ATGAAAACATCAACGCAGACAGCAGAGCCTACCGTCTTGACGCTGCGTGTCGAAGGCATGGACTGCGGCGGTTGTGAGCGCAAGGTAGTGTCTGCGCTGGAACGACTGGACGGCATTGAGGAGGTGACGGCAAGCTCTGTCACGGGGTCGGTGAAGATTCACCACCACGATCACAGGCCCCCCTCGCAAAAAACCATTGAAGGCACTCTGAACGAGCTAGGCTACCAAGTGGTCTCCGATGATGACCACAAACAGGCGTCCAGCTCTTCAATTCCCTGGTGGCAAACCGCCAAAGGGCGCCTGGTCATTATCACAGGAAATCTGCTGGTAGTGGCCTTCGTGCTTGGTTTGGCATGGCCTTCGTTGGGTAATATCCCTTTCATTCTGGCCACGCTGGTCGGCTTGATGCCCATCGCGAAGAGTGCCTGGGGCGCACTCAAGATGCGCAACCCTTTTACCATCGAGATGCTGATGTGCATTGCGGCGCTTGGCGCATTGGCCATCAATGCCGCTGCTGAAGCAGCAATGGTCGTGTTCTTGTTCGCCGTGGGAGAGCTGCTCGAAGGAGTAGCCGCTTCACGGGCGCGACGCAGTATCTCAGCCTTGGCAAACTTGACGCCGTCAACCGCAAGACTGATGGACAATGGCGATCTGCGTGACGTCTCGGCAGAATCGCTTGAACCCGGTCAGCGCGTGCTGGTGCGTCCCGGGGATCGCGTCCCCTGTGATGGACGTATCTTGGTGGGGACGTCAGACCTGGACGAATCGCCGGTAAACGGTGAGTCCATACCCCGTTCGCGCGCACCAGGTGATGACATTTTTGCTGGCACAGTGAACCTTGATGCCGCCCTGGAGGTGGAGGTAACACGAGGCGCAGATGACAACACCATTGCGCGTGTCATCCGTCTGGTTGAGGAAGCGCAGGCTGCCAAGGCGCCCATAGCCCGCTTCATAGATCGTTTTGCTTATTACTATATGCCCGCCGTCGTCTTGCTCGCGCTACTGATGGCGATAGTGCCACCGCTGGTATCGACCATGGCATGGTCGGAGTCGATTTACCGGGCGTTAGCATTGCTGTTGATCGCATGCCCCTGCGCACTGGTGATTTCAACCCCTGCCGCCATTGCCGCAGGGCTCTCGGCGGGCGCTCGGCGCGGCCTGCTGATCAAAGGCGGTGTCGTTCTTGAACAGTTAGGCAAGCTTCGCCTGGTAGCGCTAGACAAGACGGGCACTCTCACTGCGGGTACCCCAAAAGTCACGGATGTTGAGTCCTGGGCTATCGAGGAAGGCGATAAAAACGTATTACGGCTTGCCGCCGCGATAGAGCGAGATTCCAGTCATCCTATCGCTACGGCGATCGTCGATCATGCCCATCAGTCGGGCCTGACCCTCCCCCTGGCCACCGGCAGCCGCGCTCTGGCGGGACGCGGCGTTTCAGGCCGGGTGGAGGATCGCGAGCTAAGCTTGGTAACGCCTCGTCACCTTCATGGGCAAGTCATGCTTGATGAAAGTATCAGTGCGCGGATTGTCGAGTTGGAAGAAGCCGGCAAGAGCCTTGCTATCCTCGTCGAAGGCGAACGTCTACTGGGCTTGATCGCTGTTCGCGATGAACCACGCGAAGATGCCCTTGAGGGCCTGGCGGCGCTATCGCGGTTGGGTGTGCAAGCCGTGATGCTCAGCGGTGATAACACACGGACCGTCGCTGCCACTGGAGACCGCCTGGGCATTGAAGCGCATGGCGAACTGATGCCTGAAGACAAGGCAGAGTATATTCGTGACTGGCAAGCGACGGGCCGTGGCCCCGTCGGTAAAGTAGGCGATGGCATCAACGATGCCCCGGCCCTCGCGGCAGCCGATGTCGGTATCGCCATGGGCGGCGGCACGGATGTGGCGCTGGAAACGGCAGATGCGGCCTTGCTAAAGAATCGCGTTACCGGCATCGCCGAGCTGATAGACCTCTCTCGAACCACGCTGCGCAACGTCAAAACCAACGTCGTTCTCGCCCTTGGCCTAAAAGCCATTTTTCTAGTCACCACGGCTCTGGGTATTACCGGCATGTGGATTGCGGTGATGGCCGATACCGGTGCAACCGTCCTGGTTACGCTGAATGCCATGCGACTGCTAGGTTACCGATTTTCGCCCGATAACTCGTTGACAGGCCTGTCTCAAGGGAAAACAACGTCATGA
- the lnt gene encoding apolipoprotein N-acyltransferase, producing MDSVKQEKRDSFFTGRLSPIVDCLVALAAGVLTTLSAAPFFLWWLGPVAVALVYWKIQTLTPAMATLRGWCYGVGLFGSGTSWVFVAIHDFSGTGALGAILLTSLFVSALALFFAIPFGLYRRITGPRLAFLSFAGVWVISEWLRTWLFTGFPWLLLGTSQIDSPLAPWAPVGGVYLLSLFTALTGTLGVEMLRRRWGCLVPIAVLWLVPFLLPTQWTTPAGDPVRVTLLQGNLDQRIKWSAKGQREAINIYTKMTQEQSGQTDLIVWPEAALPMFEQEAQRILEQVSSDLGPGTPLLTGILQRDNEGRSYNSVIGLNNVQGQYQKAHLVPFGEYLPLESLLADTLAFFDLPAPGMAPGSDKQAPLHVAGTIIGNAICYEIIFADHVARQARNAELLLTVSNDTWFGRSIGPLQHLQMARLRALENGRHLIRATSNGVTAMIDSQGHVTARAPQFEQTSLTGEVTPMQGLTPFTRTGSWPAWILAALLMLPGLLPLNLFKQKRHTERPQH from the coding sequence ATGGACTCGGTCAAGCAAGAGAAGAGAGATTCATTTTTTACTGGGCGACTCTCACCAATAGTCGATTGCCTTGTAGCGCTAGCCGCCGGGGTGTTGACCACCTTGAGTGCTGCCCCTTTCTTCCTGTGGTGGCTTGGCCCAGTGGCCGTGGCACTGGTCTATTGGAAGATACAGACACTAACGCCCGCGATGGCCACCCTGCGCGGGTGGTGCTATGGAGTAGGCCTGTTCGGCTCCGGCACGTCATGGGTCTTCGTTGCTATTCACGATTTCAGTGGCACGGGGGCCCTTGGAGCGATACTCCTTACCTCTCTTTTTGTCAGCGCCCTGGCGCTCTTTTTTGCAATCCCCTTTGGGCTCTATCGACGCATAACGGGGCCACGGTTAGCCTTTCTCAGCTTTGCCGGTGTCTGGGTGATTAGCGAATGGCTACGCACCTGGTTGTTTACCGGCTTTCCCTGGTTATTGCTGGGCACCTCTCAGATAGATTCTCCACTAGCCCCCTGGGCGCCCGTTGGGGGTGTGTACTTGCTGTCACTCTTTACTGCGCTGACAGGCACGTTAGGGGTAGAGATGCTACGCCGCCGCTGGGGTTGCCTTGTCCCGATTGCCGTGCTGTGGCTCGTTCCTTTCCTGTTGCCTACCCAATGGACAACCCCGGCTGGCGACCCCGTACGTGTGACGTTGTTGCAAGGGAATCTTGACCAGCGCATCAAATGGAGTGCCAAAGGCCAGCGTGAGGCGATCAATATCTACACAAAGATGACGCAGGAGCAATCAGGGCAGACTGATCTCATCGTTTGGCCTGAGGCAGCACTTCCCATGTTTGAGCAGGAAGCGCAAAGAATACTCGAGCAAGTATCGTCTGATCTCGGGCCGGGTACCCCGTTACTTACCGGTATCTTGCAGCGCGACAATGAAGGGCGCTCCTACAACAGCGTTATCGGTCTAAATAACGTACAAGGCCAATACCAAAAAGCCCACCTGGTACCGTTTGGCGAGTACCTGCCGCTAGAAAGCCTCCTCGCCGACACCCTCGCTTTTTTTGACCTGCCAGCACCAGGCATGGCCCCAGGATCAGACAAACAGGCACCGTTACACGTAGCCGGGACAATCATTGGCAATGCCATCTGCTATGAGATCATTTTTGCCGATCATGTAGCCCGGCAGGCACGTAATGCAGAACTGCTATTGACGGTTTCCAACGATACGTGGTTCGGGCGTTCCATTGGCCCACTCCAACATCTTCAAATGGCGCGTCTACGCGCCTTGGAAAATGGCCGTCACCTGATTCGTGCCACCAGTAATGGCGTAACGGCCATGATCGACTCCCAGGGCCATGTCACTGCCCGCGCCCCACAGTTTGAACAGACCAGTTTAACTGGCGAGGTAACCCCTATGCAGGGCCTGACCCCGTTCACTCGCACCGGTAGCTGGCCCGCCTGGATACTCGCTGCCCTGCTGATGCTGCCTGGATTATTACCACTGAACCTGTTCAAGCAGAAGAGGCACACTGAGCGCCCACAGCATTAA